The Verrucomicrobiota bacterium genome includes a window with the following:
- the ispG gene encoding flavodoxin-dependent (E)-4-hydroxy-3-methylbut-2-enyl-diphosphate synthase codes for MERRTTRQVHVGRVAIGGGAPVSVQSMTTMPTADARATLAQIERLAIAGCEIVRCAVPDDEAAATLAEIVRHSPVPVVADIHFRAALALKAIEAGVHKVRLNPGNTRKPDDVRAVVRAAGEAGIPVRVGANSGSILHRSERARLAGARAATEVMVQRVADYVALIEDAGFRDLVISLKASSVVETIAAYRLMAAQCDYPLHLGVTAAGTPRTGVARSAVGLGVLLAEGIGDTVRVSLTGDPVEEIHAARAILEALELRRFGPLVVSCPTCGRTKADIVAIAQQVEARLAGFSLPVTVAVMGCEVNGPGEAAEADVGIAAAGDGMGTLFRRGEAVRRVREEAFVDELVAEVERLSTERADSEQAR; via the coding sequence CGGTGAGCGTCCAGTCGATGACGACGATGCCGACGGCGGACGCGCGCGCCACGCTCGCCCAGATCGAGCGGCTCGCCATCGCCGGCTGCGAGATCGTGCGCTGTGCCGTGCCCGACGACGAAGCGGCCGCTACGCTTGCCGAGATCGTTCGCCATAGTCCCGTCCCTGTCGTAGCCGACATCCACTTCCGCGCCGCGCTCGCGCTCAAGGCGATTGAGGCTGGCGTCCACAAGGTGCGCCTCAATCCCGGCAACACGCGCAAGCCGGACGACGTGCGCGCCGTTGTGCGGGCCGCGGGCGAGGCCGGCATCCCGGTCCGCGTCGGCGCCAACTCCGGTTCCATCCTGCACCGCAGCGAACGCGCCAGACTTGCCGGCGCCCGCGCCGCCACCGAGGTCATGGTCCAGCGTGTGGCCGACTACGTCGCGCTGATCGAGGACGCCGGCTTTCGCGACCTCGTCATCTCGCTCAAGGCTTCGAGCGTCGTCGAGACGATCGCCGCCTACCGGCTCATGGCCGCGCAGTGCGACTACCCGCTCCACCTGGGCGTGACCGCCGCCGGCACGCCGCGCACGGGCGTCGCGCGTTCGGCCGTCGGTCTCGGCGTGCTGCTTGCCGAGGGCATCGGCGACACCGTGCGCGTCTCGCTCACGGGCGATCCGGTCGAGGAGATCCACGCCGCACGCGCCATCCTCGAGGCGCTCGAGCTGCGACGCTTCGGCCCGCTCGTCGTCTCGTGCCCGACGTGCGGTCGCACCAAGGCCGACATCGTCGCCATCGCTCAGCAGGTTGAAGCCCGCCTCGCGGGGTTCAGCCTGCCGGTGACCGTCGCCGTTATGGGCTGCGAGGTCAACGGCCCCGGCGAGGCGGCCGAAGCCGACGTGGGCATCGCCGCCGCCGGCGATGGTATGGGCACGCTGTTCCGTCGCGGCGAAGCCGTCCGCCGCGTGCGCGAGGAGGCGTTTGTCGACGAGCTTGTGGCCGAAGTCGAACGCCTGAGCACGGAGCGAGCCGACTCGGAGCAGGCACGATGA
- a CDS encoding HDOD domain-containing protein, which translates to MKSVAVNVITFSVWLLIVILLTITLLKLHQDVETARTRQVEVLESARGETPPDVSHYENEVQAKHNLFNTVGILLVVALVFGLVVFTIWVYRLAAAARDAREVLEFRGLSAERSGLVLDEEEPVITEPSYALPDEEVAPPPPAHPEVSEPEPLEQAAAPAPPAQELQTESETEEEPPAPEALVEVPVEAFHGTVTMAPQAPPRQRTALDDVLDALAPPDPERRRYFERLRHAGLRFPALTGELARLLDVVAQPRTYMHQLVREISRHPALAQKLIRFANTLVFAPPKPVQNLNLALVVLGADGLRSGVVAQGVHDAFDFSRPVQVELWHEAIAAASAATLVGRAAHHGKPAALHALGLASALGSMVLLHNRPEEYGRLADLQFSEHVDAHDVEREAFGSSGAEVGAVALAVWRLPAWMQGAVMYAHDLEAPGLQRFGREATVAAAVLDAASAVARTVLGMRTLGATTADLKARASIRQLGLNQHDLDDVAQDLRDMYAEQRSFL; encoded by the coding sequence ATGAAGTCGGTCGCCGTCAACGTCATCACCTTCTCCGTGTGGCTCCTCATCGTCATTCTCTTAACGATCACCCTGCTCAAGCTGCACCAGGACGTCGAGACGGCCCGCACGCGCCAGGTCGAGGTGCTCGAATCCGCCCGGGGCGAGACGCCGCCCGACGTCTCGCACTACGAGAACGAGGTCCAGGCCAAGCACAACCTGTTCAACACCGTCGGCATCCTGCTCGTCGTCGCGTTGGTGTTCGGCCTCGTCGTCTTCACGATCTGGGTCTATCGCCTGGCCGCCGCCGCGCGCGACGCGCGCGAGGTGCTCGAGTTCCGTGGCCTGTCCGCCGAACGATCCGGGCTTGTCCTCGACGAGGAGGAGCCGGTGATCACCGAGCCGTCCTACGCGCTGCCGGACGAAGAGGTCGCTCCGCCTCCGCCCGCGCACCCCGAGGTCTCGGAGCCCGAACCCCTCGAGCAGGCGGCAGCGCCCGCACCGCCCGCACAGGAACTCCAGACCGAATCCGAAACCGAAGAAGAACCGCCCGCGCCCGAAGCCCTTGTCGAGGTACCGGTCGAGGCGTTCCACGGCACGGTTACGATGGCGCCCCAAGCCCCACCGCGGCAGCGCACCGCGCTCGACGACGTGCTCGACGCGCTTGCCCCGCCGGACCCGGAACGCCGGCGGTATTTCGAGCGGCTTCGCCACGCCGGCCTGCGGTTCCCCGCGCTCACGGGCGAGCTTGCGCGCCTGCTCGACGTGGTTGCCCAGCCCCGAACCTACATGCACCAGCTCGTCCGAGAGATCTCGCGCCACCCCGCCCTGGCGCAGAAGCTTATCCGCTTCGCCAACACGCTCGTGTTCGCGCCGCCCAAGCCGGTGCAGAACCTCAATCTCGCCCTCGTTGTGCTCGGCGCCGACGGGTTGCGCAGCGGGGTGGTCGCCCAGGGGGTGCACGACGCCTTCGATTTCTCGCGCCCCGTCCAGGTCGAGCTCTGGCACGAGGCGATCGCCGCCGCGAGCGCCGCGACTCTTGTTGGCCGCGCCGCGCACCACGGCAAGCCTGCCGCGCTCCACGCGCTCGGGCTCGCGTCCGCCCTGGGCTCGATGGTGCTGCTTCACAACCGGCCCGAGGAATACGGCCGTCTCGCCGACCTCCAGTTCAGCGAGCACGTCGACGCCCACGACGTCGAGCGCGAGGCGTTCGGATCCTCGGGTGCGGAGGTCGGCGCCGTGGCGCTGGCCGTGTGGCGGCTGCCCGCGTGGATGCAGGGCGCTGTCATGTACGCCCACGACCTCGAGGCGCCCGGCCTCCAGCGCTTCGGACGCGAGGCGACGGTCGCCGCCGCCGTGCTCGACGCCGCGAGCGCCGTCGCGCGCACCGTGCTCGGCATGAGAACGCTCGGCGCGACCACCGCGGACCTCAAGGCGCGCGCCTCGATCCGCCAGCTCGGCCTGAACCAGCACGATCTCGACGACGTCGCCCAGGACCT